A window of Christiangramia forsetii KT0803 contains these coding sequences:
- a CDS encoding GNAT family N-acetyltransferase — MIKKANITNLPEVKKLTEACAKAMIKKDIFQWNEHYPSIEKLRNDILKEELYVLEKNKNILGIIVITKVRDEEYIPIKWLSETDNNIYIHRLATHPDFWGQGFAQKLMDFAENYARKHHFESVRLDTFSQNKRNQKFYETRGYQRLGDIYFPKQSAHPFYCYELLI, encoded by the coding sequence ATGATCAAAAAGGCCAATATTACGAATCTTCCAGAGGTGAAAAAGCTAACCGAAGCCTGTGCAAAGGCCATGATAAAGAAAGATATCTTTCAATGGAACGAACATTATCCTTCCATTGAAAAGCTTCGCAATGATATTTTGAAAGAGGAGCTTTACGTTCTGGAGAAGAATAAAAATATCTTAGGAATTATTGTAATTACCAAAGTCCGGGATGAAGAATACATTCCTATTAAATGGCTGAGCGAAACTGATAATAACATCTATATACACCGCCTGGCAACACATCCAGATTTCTGGGGGCAAGGTTTCGCGCAAAAACTCATGGATTTTGCTGAAAACTATGCTCGGAAACATCATTTTGAATCGGTAAGACTAGATACTTTCAGTCAGAATAAGCGAAATCAAAAATTTTACGAGACCCGAGGATATCAGCGCCTGGGTGATATCTATTTTCCGAAGCAAAGCGCACATCCTTTTTATTGTTACGAATTGCTTATTTAA
- a CDS encoding alpha/beta hydrolase family protein — protein sequence MEVSREKNIVIDGKHNKPIAADIIFKDDGKPKPIVIFCHGYKGFKDWGAWDKMGEQIADEGFFFLKFNFSHNGTDAENPTKFLNIEAFGDNNYVIELDDLQSVIDWTLLPDFKFAKQIKPDNINLIGHSRGGGIVVLKAAEDKRITKVITLASVSDFASRFPETKELEAWEKKGVRYIKNTRTGQQLPHHYQFYKNFKENKERLNIKKAAKKLQIPHLIAHGSSDTSVSIGEAGNLFEWSPAPKLLLVENADHVFGTEHPWEEQELPKEFKHVIKKSIDFLKTDSKSLWDEYGESDDD from the coding sequence ATGGAAGTTTCTAGAGAAAAGAATATTGTCATAGATGGCAAACACAATAAACCTATAGCAGCCGATATTATTTTTAAGGACGATGGTAAACCAAAACCAATCGTTATTTTTTGTCATGGCTACAAAGGTTTTAAAGACTGGGGTGCATGGGATAAAATGGGTGAGCAAATTGCTGACGAAGGCTTTTTCTTCCTTAAATTCAATTTTAGCCATAACGGTACTGATGCAGAGAACCCTACAAAATTTCTAAATATTGAAGCCTTTGGTGATAATAATTATGTTATTGAATTAGATGATCTGCAATCTGTAATAGATTGGACACTTCTACCCGACTTTAAGTTCGCTAAACAAATTAAGCCAGATAATATTAATCTTATTGGCCATTCAAGAGGGGGAGGTATTGTTGTTCTAAAGGCTGCTGAAGATAAAAGGATTACAAAAGTTATTACGCTCGCTTCTGTTTCAGACTTTGCTTCCCGTTTTCCCGAAACTAAGGAACTTGAAGCATGGGAGAAAAAAGGTGTACGGTATATTAAAAACACAAGAACAGGTCAGCAATTACCTCATCATTACCAGTTTTATAAGAACTTTAAAGAAAACAAAGAGCGTCTAAATATAAAAAAGGCGGCAAAGAAACTTCAAATTCCGCATTTAATCGCTCACGGAAGTAGTGATACCAGCGTTTCTATTGGAGAAGCAGGAAATTTATTTGAATGGAGCCCGGCACCAAAGCTATTACTAGTTGAAAATGCCGATCATGTTTTTGGAACTGAACATCCATGGGAAGAACAAGAACTTCCGAAGGAATTTAAACACGTGATCAAAAAGAGTATTGATTTCCTAAAGACTGATTCCAAATCTTTATGGGATGAATATGGAGAATCTGATGACGATTAG
- a CDS encoding PD-(D/E)XK nuclease family protein has protein sequence MESFIREVLQKLKNSGTPLSEVTFILPSKRAGSYLIKELSSISDKNLFSPTIYSIEEFTEVVSGLESIDNTSSLFEFYDVYEDLTEENSLEDFETFITWAQNLIHDFNEIDRYLIDYKPFFNYLAGIQDINHWYLKDEKTDLIKRYLKFWKNLPGFYEALSRKLLSKNQGYQGLIYRKAAENITDYAATHKQKHVFIGFNALNASEQLIIQNLLETKLAEIYWDLDKTFYKDPAHGASIFIRDYFKNWKYYQDNEPNELSENFGKEKQFELIGVPKNIGQAKYLGEILTNLNSAQLENTAIVLGEEELLLPVLNSLPEEIQDLNITMGFPVKNAPINSLFESLFQIHINKTDTYYYKDVISIINHPSFNPILKNYAEELIIKINSENLIYLEPKKIISSFPTEIKELITACFNPKNDAVSIFISDVQQIIQNLKTHLKKEEDKIALEFLYHFHILFNKLQNLNETYPHLKTIKSLYGFYREMVGTETLDFQGRPFQGLQLMGMLESRALDFETVIITSLNEGVLPAGKSDNSFIPYDLKQEYKLPTYREKDAVYTYHFYRLLQRAKNVYLLYNTEADGLNSGEKSRFITQLEIENLKTHTLRKLLISPEVPGINKNLKEVRKTPEIMDKLKSLANSGFSPSALTTYIRNPLDFYHQYVLGVRDQEEVEETVAFNTLGTVVHDALENLYKPYEGKLITEEIIQGFIKIADREIANEFSKTYSKIPLEKGKNLLIFEVAKRYLHNFLRFELKRLKQGEEIQIIQIEKDLKVKLPIEKLPFSVYLRGKVDRFENSKSTPRIIDYKTGKVESRNLNVTDWGEITKDYDNYSKSFQVLTYASLIALEKGLKFPAEAGIVSFKNLKSGFLKFEKREAGTRQKDSLITGETLEMFQNELKNLIMEICNPEIPFIEKEIKKKYGSF, from the coding sequence ATGGAATCATTTATACGCGAAGTTCTACAGAAACTTAAAAATTCAGGCACTCCTTTATCTGAAGTTACCTTTATACTTCCCAGTAAAAGAGCTGGATCCTATCTTATCAAAGAGCTCTCTTCCATCTCAGATAAAAACCTGTTTTCTCCTACTATTTATAGCATTGAAGAATTTACTGAAGTCGTCTCGGGTCTGGAATCTATAGATAATACTTCCAGTCTTTTCGAATTTTATGATGTATATGAAGATCTAACTGAAGAAAATAGCCTGGAAGACTTTGAAACCTTTATAACCTGGGCTCAAAACCTTATCCATGACTTTAATGAAATTGATCGTTACCTCATTGATTATAAACCATTTTTTAACTACTTAGCCGGAATTCAGGATATAAATCACTGGTATTTGAAAGATGAAAAAACCGACCTAATTAAGAGATACTTGAAATTCTGGAAAAATCTACCTGGTTTTTACGAGGCACTGTCCAGGAAATTACTTTCTAAAAACCAGGGATATCAAGGCCTTATTTACAGAAAGGCTGCAGAAAACATCACCGACTATGCGGCAACTCACAAGCAAAAACATGTATTTATAGGTTTTAATGCCTTGAACGCTTCCGAACAATTAATTATTCAAAATTTACTAGAAACCAAATTAGCTGAAATTTACTGGGATTTGGATAAAACTTTCTACAAAGATCCAGCTCATGGAGCCTCTATTTTCATTAGAGATTATTTTAAGAACTGGAAATATTACCAGGATAATGAACCAAATGAATTATCAGAGAACTTTGGAAAAGAAAAACAATTTGAACTAATAGGAGTTCCTAAAAATATTGGCCAGGCAAAATACCTTGGAGAAATATTGACTAATCTTAACTCCGCCCAACTGGAAAATACCGCCATTGTTCTTGGTGAAGAGGAGTTACTTTTACCTGTCTTAAATTCATTACCGGAGGAAATACAGGATTTGAATATCACTATGGGGTTTCCGGTGAAAAATGCCCCTATAAATTCACTTTTCGAAAGTCTTTTCCAAATTCATATTAATAAGACGGATACCTATTATTATAAGGATGTAATTTCAATCATTAACCATCCATCTTTTAATCCTATTCTGAAAAATTATGCTGAAGAGTTAATAATCAAAATAAATTCAGAAAACCTGATCTATTTAGAACCCAAAAAGATTATTTCCTCTTTTCCAACCGAAATAAAAGAACTGATTACTGCCTGCTTCAACCCAAAAAATGACGCTGTTTCAATATTCATTTCAGATGTTCAGCAGATAATTCAGAATCTAAAAACCCATTTAAAAAAGGAAGAAGACAAAATCGCTCTGGAGTTTCTATACCATTTCCATATTCTTTTTAATAAACTGCAAAACCTTAATGAAACCTATCCCCATCTTAAAACAATAAAATCGCTTTATGGATTTTATAGAGAGATGGTAGGCACCGAAACCCTGGATTTTCAGGGAAGACCATTTCAGGGTCTTCAATTAATGGGAATGCTGGAATCCCGGGCATTAGATTTTGAAACGGTAATTATCACTTCATTGAATGAAGGAGTTTTGCCCGCGGGAAAATCTGATAATTCTTTTATTCCTTATGATCTTAAACAGGAATACAAACTCCCTACTTACCGGGAAAAAGACGCTGTATATACCTATCATTTCTACAGATTGCTACAAAGGGCTAAAAATGTGTATTTGCTTTATAACACGGAGGCAGATGGTTTAAATTCCGGTGAAAAGAGCAGGTTCATAACCCAACTGGAAATTGAAAATCTTAAAACTCATACTCTTAGAAAACTACTCATTAGTCCCGAAGTACCAGGAATTAACAAGAATCTGAAAGAGGTAAGGAAAACTCCTGAAATCATGGACAAATTGAAGTCCCTGGCAAATTCCGGGTTTTCCCCTTCGGCACTTACTACTTATATCAGGAATCCGCTTGATTTCTATCATCAATATGTTCTGGGAGTCAGGGATCAGGAAGAAGTTGAGGAAACAGTAGCTTTCAATACTTTAGGTACGGTAGTTCATGATGCTCTGGAAAATCTCTATAAACCTTATGAAGGAAAATTAATTACTGAAGAGATTATTCAGGGTTTTATAAAAATTGCAGATCGTGAAATCGCAAATGAATTCTCTAAAACCTACAGCAAAATACCACTGGAGAAGGGAAAAAACCTTTTAATTTTTGAAGTCGCCAAACGCTATCTGCACAATTTCCTGAGATTCGAATTAAAAAGATTAAAACAAGGAGAAGAGATTCAAATAATTCAAATCGAAAAAGACCTCAAAGTAAAACTTCCTATCGAAAAATTGCCTTTTTCGGTTTATCTTCGCGGAAAAGTAGACCGCTTTGAAAATTCTAAATCTACCCCCAGAATTATAGATTATAAGACCGGAAAAGTGGAGTCTAGAAATCTGAATGTCACTGATTGGGGGGAAATAACAAAAGATTATGACAATTACTCAAAAAGTTTTCAGGTTTTAACTTACGCCTCCTTGATTGCGCTCGAGAAAGGTCTTAAATTCCCCGCCGAAGCAGGGATTGTTTCCTTTAAAAATTTAAAGTCAGGATTTTTAAAGTTTGAAAAAAGAGAAGCTGGAACACGACAAAAAGACTCTTTAATTACTGGGGAAACTTTAGAAATGTTCCAAAATGAATTAAAGAATTTAATTATGGAAATCTGTAATCCGGAGATTCCATTTATAGAAAAGGAAATAAAAAAGAAATATGGAAGTTTCTAG